A single genomic interval of Mesoplodon densirostris isolate mMesDen1 chromosome 8, mMesDen1 primary haplotype, whole genome shotgun sequence harbors:
- the CTLA4 gene encoding cytotoxic T-lymphocyte protein 4 isoform X2 → MACFGFQSHGARLDLASRTWPCTALFSLLFIPVFSKGVHVAQPAVVLASSRGVASFVCEYGSSGKAAEVRVTVLRKAGGQLNEVCAATYMVEDELTFLEDSTCTGTSSGNKVNLTIQGLRATDSGLYICKVELMYPPPYYVGMGNGTQIYVIAKEKKPSYYRGLCENAPNRARM, encoded by the exons ATGGCTTGCTTTGGATTCCAGAGTCATGGGGCTCGGCTGGACCTGGCTTCTAGGACCTGGCCCTGTACTgccctgttttctcttctcttcatcCCCGTTTTCTCTAAAG GGGTGCACGTGGCCCAGCCCGCAGTGGTGCTGGCCAGCAGTCGGGGTGTTGCCAGCTTCGTCTGTGAATATGGGTCGTCAGGCAAAGCCGCCGAGGTCCGGGTGACGGTGTTGCGGAAGGCAGGCGGCCAGCTGAATGAAGTCTGCGCTGCGACCTACATGGTGGAGGATGAGCTGACCTTCCTGGAGGATTCCACTTGCACTGGCACCTCCAGTGGGAACAAAGTGAACCTCACCATCCAAGGGCTGAGGGCCACGGACTCCGGGCTCTACATCTGCAAGGTGGAGCTCATGTACCCGCCGCCCTACTATGTGGGCATGGGCAATGGAACCCAAATTTATGTCATTG CTAAAGAAAAGAAGCCCTCTTACTACAGGGGTCTATGTGAAAATGCCCCCAACAGAGCCAGAATGTGA
- the CTLA4 gene encoding cytotoxic T-lymphocyte protein 4 isoform X1, with the protein MACFGFQSHGARLDLASRTWPCTALFSLLFIPVFSKGVHVAQPAVVLASSRGVASFVCEYGSSGKAAEVRVTVLRKAGGQLNEVCAATYMVEDELTFLEDSTCTGTSSGNKVNLTIQGLRATDSGLYICKVELMYPPPYYVGMGNGTQIYVIDPEPCPDSDFLLWILAAVSSGLFFYSFLITAVSLSKMLKKRSPLTTGVYVKMPPTEPECEKQFQPYFIPIN; encoded by the exons ATGGCTTGCTTTGGATTCCAGAGTCATGGGGCTCGGCTGGACCTGGCTTCTAGGACCTGGCCCTGTACTgccctgttttctcttctcttcatcCCCGTTTTCTCTAAAG GGGTGCACGTGGCCCAGCCCGCAGTGGTGCTGGCCAGCAGTCGGGGTGTTGCCAGCTTCGTCTGTGAATATGGGTCGTCAGGCAAAGCCGCCGAGGTCCGGGTGACGGTGTTGCGGAAGGCAGGCGGCCAGCTGAATGAAGTCTGCGCTGCGACCTACATGGTGGAGGATGAGCTGACCTTCCTGGAGGATTCCACTTGCACTGGCACCTCCAGTGGGAACAAAGTGAACCTCACCATCCAAGGGCTGAGGGCCACGGACTCCGGGCTCTACATCTGCAAGGTGGAGCTCATGTACCCGCCGCCCTACTATGTGGGCATGGGCAATGGAACCCAAATTTATGTCATTG ATCCAGAACCATGCCCGGATTCTGATTTCCTCCTCTGGATCCTGGCAGCAGTTAGTTCAGGGTTGTTTTTCTACAGCTTCCTCATCACAGCTGTTTCTTTGAGCAAAATG CTAAAGAAAAGAAGCCCTCTTACTACAGGGGTCTATGTGAAAATGCCCCCAACAGAGCCAGAATGTGAAAAGCAATTTCAGCCTTATTTCATTCCCATCAATTGA